From Sphingobium sp. RAC03, a single genomic window includes:
- a CDS encoding acyl-CoA thioesterase, whose protein sequence is MPSSYICQITATPDDIDILGHVNNAVWVQWMERVSVEHWNRDADPAHVDAYIWVVTRHEIDYRGNVTAGDSVTARTWIAEAPRGARFDRMMEFTGTDGKVKVAAKSTWAIIDKATGRILRVPPEVAANFVD, encoded by the coding sequence ATGCCATCATCCTACATCTGCCAGATCACCGCCACCCCGGACGACATCGACATCCTTGGCCATGTGAACAATGCGGTCTGGGTCCAGTGGATGGAGCGGGTATCGGTTGAGCATTGGAACCGCGATGCCGATCCGGCGCATGTCGACGCCTATATCTGGGTCGTGACCCGGCATGAGATCGACTATCGCGGCAATGTGACGGCGGGCGACAGCGTCACTGCGCGCACCTGGATAGCGGAGGCACCGCGCGGGGCGCGCTTCGACCGGATGATGGAATTTACCGGCACCGACGGCAAGGTGAAGGTCGCGGCCAAATCCACCTGGGCGATCATCGACAAGGCCACCGGCCGCATCCTGCGCGTGCCGCCGGAGGTGGCGGCGAACTTCGTCGATTGA
- a CDS encoding S9 family peptidase, with protein sequence MTDLSQPPVAARRPHSFTHHGITLTDDYAWLRDPGYPEVTDKQVLDYLAEENRYFEAAMAPHKALTDTLFAEMKGRIKEDDQSVPQKDGDYIYWRAFEIGAQYRKWYRKPVAGGPDQLILDETALAQGHDYFRLGAMSVSPDGRYLAYAIDTNGSERFEARIKDLISGEILPEIIPDTLSSLVWTSDSKGLLYGIANDNWRTDNTRLHWLGQSVASDVELFHEDDEGFRVSVGLTSSEKWIVIATGDHVTTEAWLIPADNPLADPILVAPRQAGREYDVDEHEGRLYIRTNDAHPNFRLVTASLDAPDQWTQVIAPDDHFYLTDFTLFQRFYVTEGRQDGLDQIELRDYATHTPKRIPFPEASYCAGLDDNPEYDVTKLRIGYESMVTPDTIYDYHLGDGRLEELKVQAIPSGYDASRYTTERLMIPARDGTAIPVSIVYPKDLPRDGSAPLHLYGYGAYGLAMEPGFSTGRLSLLDRGMVFALAHIRGGDDLGQQWYLDGKLDKRTNTFTDFVDVAKGLIDLGYTAAGKIGISGGSAGGELMGAVINSDPDLWGAVVAHVPFVDVLNTMLDETLPLTPGEWPEWGNPIADKAAFETILGYDPYSNVTAQAYPPLMVTAGLNDPRVTYWEPAKWVARLRANKTDDNILLLKTNMGAGHGGKSGRFESLHETAEEFAFLLWQLGVTS encoded by the coding sequence ATGACCGATCTTTCCCAGCCGCCCGTTGCCGCCCGCCGTCCGCACAGCTTCACCCATCATGGCATCACCCTGACCGATGATTATGCCTGGCTGCGCGACCCCGGCTACCCGGAGGTAACGGACAAACAAGTGCTGGACTATCTGGCGGAAGAAAACCGCTATTTCGAAGCGGCGATGGCCCCGCACAAGGCGCTGACCGACACATTGTTCGCCGAGATGAAGGGGCGGATCAAGGAAGACGACCAGTCAGTGCCGCAGAAAGACGGCGACTATATCTATTGGCGCGCCTTCGAAATCGGTGCGCAATATCGCAAATGGTATCGCAAGCCTGTGGCGGGCGGGCCGGATCAGTTGATCCTGGACGAAACCGCGCTGGCGCAGGGGCATGATTATTTCCGGCTGGGCGCGATGTCGGTCAGCCCCGATGGCCGTTATCTCGCTTATGCGATCGACACCAACGGCTCCGAACGGTTCGAGGCGCGGATCAAGGATCTGATCAGCGGCGAAATCCTGCCCGAAATCATCCCCGACACGCTGTCATCGCTGGTGTGGACCAGCGACAGCAAGGGGCTGCTCTACGGCATCGCCAACGACAATTGGCGCACGGACAATACGCGGCTCCACTGGCTGGGCCAGAGCGTCGCGAGCGACGTCGAACTTTTCCATGAGGATGATGAAGGCTTCCGCGTGTCGGTCGGCCTGACCTCGTCCGAAAAATGGATCGTCATCGCCACCGGCGACCATGTGACGACCGAAGCCTGGCTGATCCCCGCCGACAATCCGCTGGCCGACCCGATCCTGGTCGCGCCGCGCCAAGCCGGTCGCGAATATGATGTCGATGAGCATGAGGGCCGCCTGTATATCCGCACCAACGATGCCCACCCCAATTTCCGGTTGGTGACGGCGTCGCTCGACGCGCCCGACCAATGGACGCAGGTGATCGCGCCCGACGATCATTTCTACCTGACCGACTTCACCCTGTTCCAGCGTTTCTACGTCACCGAAGGACGGCAGGACGGGCTCGACCAGATCGAATTGCGCGATTACGCCACCCACACGCCAAAGCGCATCCCTTTCCCCGAAGCCAGCTATTGCGCGGGGCTGGACGATAATCCCGAATATGATGTGACGAAGCTGCGCATCGGTTATGAATCGATGGTCACGCCCGACACCATCTATGATTATCATCTGGGTGACGGACGGCTCGAAGAGTTGAAGGTGCAGGCCATCCCGTCGGGCTATGATGCCAGCCGCTATACGACCGAACGGCTGATGATCCCGGCGCGCGATGGCACCGCGATCCCGGTGTCGATCGTCTATCCCAAAGACCTGCCCCGCGACGGCAGCGCGCCGCTGCATCTGTATGGCTATGGCGCCTATGGACTGGCGATGGAGCCTGGCTTTTCGACCGGGCGGCTGTCGCTGCTGGATCGCGGCATGGTGTTCGCGCTCGCGCATATTCGCGGCGGCGATGATCTCGGCCAGCAATGGTATCTGGACGGCAAGCTCGACAAGCGGACCAACACCTTCACCGATTTCGTGGACGTGGCAAAGGGGCTGATCGACCTCGGCTATACGGCGGCAGGCAAGATCGGCATTTCGGGCGGATCGGCGGGCGGCGAGCTGATGGGCGCGGTGATCAATAGCGATCCCGACCTGTGGGGCGCAGTGGTGGCGCATGTGCCCTTTGTCGATGTGCTCAATACGATGCTGGACGAGACGCTGCCGCTGACGCCGGGCGAATGGCCCGAATGGGGCAATCCGATCGCGGACAAGGCCGCGTTCGAGACGATCCTGGGCTATGATCCTTACAGTAATGTCACCGCGCAGGCTTACCCGCCCTTGATGGTGACGGCGGGCCTCAACGATCCGCGCGTCACCTATTGGGAACCGGCCAAATGGGTGGCCAGGCTGCGCGCCAACAAGACCGACGACAATATCCTGCTGCTCAAGACCAATATGGGCGCGGGCCATGGCGGCAAGTCGGGCCGGTTCGAGAGCTTGCACGAAACGGCGGAGGAATTTGCGTTTCTGCTGTGGCAATTGGGGGTGACATCCTAA
- a CDS encoding aminopeptidase P family protein encodes MSTYEDRLKALRAQLVRVSLDGFVVPLTDEHMSEYVGAYAQRLAWLTGFQGSAGSAVVLPEQAAIFTDGRYTLQVREQVDGAHWAYESVPQTSIADWLGVHAPSGGRIGYDPWLHTSAWVKAASAALAKKGATLVAVDTNPIDAVWPDRPAPSAARLVVHEDRFAGRSAADKRQAIADWLVETGADAAVLSALDSIAWAFNIRGKDVDRTPVALAYAIIHADATADLYVAPEKMDEAVTQHLGNAVRVSDGVNFAAALQDFAGKTVVADPERAVAAIFDALEQGGATVLPLRDPAVLPKAIKNAVEIAGHKAAQARDGAALSRFLHWVSVEAPKGGLTEMSAADRLEAFRKETGLLEDLSFDTISGAGPNGAVVHYRVEDKTNRPIETGTLYLVDSGGQYRDGTTDVTRTLAIGTPTREMQERFTLVLKGHVALARAVFPVGTRGGQLDILARQYLWAQGLDYAHGTGHGVGSFLSVHEGPQRIATFGGGDEPLQAGMILSNEPGYYKTGAYGIRIENLVLVEERAVPGAEKPMLGFETLTFAPIDRALIATDMLSAEEQAWIDSYHAEVLDVVGPQLEGDALAWLKAACAPLPRG; translated from the coding sequence ATGTCCACCTATGAAGACCGGCTGAAGGCGCTGCGCGCGCAGTTGGTGCGCGTGTCGCTCGACGGCTTCGTCGTGCCGCTGACCGATGAACATATGAGCGAATATGTCGGCGCCTATGCGCAGCGGCTTGCCTGGCTGACGGGGTTTCAGGGGTCGGCGGGCAGCGCGGTGGTGCTGCCGGAGCAGGCGGCGATCTTCACTGACGGCCGCTATACCTTGCAGGTGCGCGAGCAGGTGGACGGGGCGCATTGGGCCTATGAAAGCGTGCCGCAGACCTCGATCGCCGACTGGCTGGGCGTTCATGCCCCCAGCGGCGGCCGGATCGGCTATGACCCCTGGCTGCACACCAGCGCCTGGGTGAAGGCGGCGAGCGCCGCGTTGGCGAAGAAGGGCGCGACCTTGGTCGCGGTCGACACCAACCCGATCGACGCGGTCTGGCCCGATCGCCCCGCGCCCAGCGCCGCGCGGCTGGTGGTGCATGAAGATCGCTTTGCCGGGCGCAGCGCCGCCGACAAGCGACAGGCGATCGCCGACTGGCTGGTGGAGACCGGCGCGGATGCCGCCGTCCTGTCCGCGCTCGATTCGATCGCCTGGGCCTTCAACATCCGGGGCAAGGATGTTGATCGCACGCCCGTCGCGCTCGCCTATGCGATCATCCATGCCGATGCGACTGCCGACCTCTATGTCGCGCCCGAAAAGATGGACGAAGCCGTCACCCAGCATCTGGGCAATGCAGTGCGGGTCAGCGACGGTGTGAACTTCGCCGCCGCGCTGCAGGATTTTGCCGGAAAGACGGTGGTCGCCGACCCCGAACGGGCGGTGGCGGCGATCTTCGACGCGCTGGAACAGGGCGGCGCGACCGTGCTGCCGCTGCGCGACCCGGCCGTGCTGCCCAAGGCGATCAAGAATGCGGTCGAGATTGCCGGGCATAAGGCCGCGCAGGCGCGCGATGGCGCGGCGCTCAGCCGCTTCCTCCATTGGGTGTCGGTCGAAGCGCCCAAGGGCGGCCTCACCGAAATGTCCGCCGCCGACCGGCTGGAAGCCTTCCGCAAGGAGACCGGCCTGCTCGAAGACTTATCGTTCGACACGATCAGCGGTGCCGGGCCGAATGGCGCGGTGGTCCATTACCGGGTCGAGGACAAGACCAACCGCCCGATCGAGACAGGCACGCTCTATCTGGTCGATTCGGGCGGCCAATATCGCGACGGCACCACCGACGTCACCCGCACGCTGGCGATCGGCACGCCGACCCGCGAGATGCAGGAACGGTTTACGCTGGTGTTGAAGGGCCATGTCGCGCTGGCGAGGGCCGTGTTCCCGGTGGGAACGCGCGGCGGCCAGCTCGACATATTGGCGCGGCAATATCTGTGGGCACAGGGGCTGGATTACGCCCATGGCACGGGCCATGGCGTCGGCAGCTTCCTGTCGGTACATGAAGGACCGCAGCGGATCGCAACCTTCGGCGGCGGCGACGAGCCGTTGCAAGCGGGCATGATCCTGTCCAACGAGCCGGGCTATTACAAGACCGGTGCATATGGCATCCGCATCGAAAATCTGGTGCTGGTCGAGGAACGCGCGGTGCCGGGGGCGGAAAAGCCGATGCTGGGGTTTGAAACGCTGACCTTCGCGCCGATCGACCGGGCGCTGATCGCTACCGACATGCTGAGCGCAGAAGAGCAGGCATGGATCGATAGCTATCATGCCGAGGTGCTGGACGTGGTCGGGCCGCAACTGGAGGGTGATGCGCTGGCATGGCTCAAGGCCGCCTGCGCGCCGCTGCCGCGCGGCTAA
- a CDS encoding helix-turn-helix transcriptional regulator, which translates to MPDQSGNPLGTFLRDRRSRMDPAAFGFGGGRRRTPGLRREEVAQRANISPTWYTWLEQGRGGAPSADVLNRLAAGLMLTEPEREHLFILGLGRAPVARYAACDDVTPRLQRVLDALPLSPAIIKTATWDVVAWNRAAATLLTDYAKLPREERNVLRLIFTNPRTRAAQADWLNVARYVVGAFRADAARAGAGVEIKQLVDELSSASPEFSALWRENDVIGRADGLKRLRHPEHGLIELEFSVFAVDGRPDLGMLVYNPASRESARRVEALMAQATG; encoded by the coding sequence ATGCCTGACCAGAGCGGCAATCCCCTCGGCACATTCCTGCGCGACCGCCGGTCGAGAATGGACCCGGCTGCGTTCGGCTTTGGCGGTGGACGACGGCGGACGCCTGGACTGCGGCGCGAGGAAGTGGCGCAGCGCGCCAACATATCACCCACCTGGTACACCTGGCTTGAGCAAGGACGCGGTGGCGCACCGTCTGCCGATGTGCTCAACCGCCTTGCCGCCGGGCTTATGCTCACCGAACCGGAACGCGAGCATCTGTTCATCCTCGGCCTTGGGCGCGCACCAGTGGCGCGCTATGCCGCCTGCGACGATGTCACGCCGCGGCTTCAGCGCGTGCTTGATGCGCTGCCGCTGAGCCCCGCCATCATCAAGACGGCGACCTGGGATGTCGTCGCCTGGAACAGGGCGGCGGCGACGCTGCTGACCGACTATGCCAAGCTCCCGCGCGAAGAACGCAACGTACTGCGCCTCATCTTCACCAATCCTCGCACGCGGGCGGCGCAGGCGGACTGGTTAAATGTCGCGCGCTATGTCGTGGGCGCTTTTCGCGCCGACGCCGCGCGCGCCGGAGCAGGGGTCGAAATCAAGCAGCTGGTCGATGAATTGTCGAGCGCCAGCCCGGAATTTTCAGCGCTGTGGCGCGAGAATGACGTCATAGGCCGTGCCGACGGGCTCAAACGTTTGCGCCATCCCGAACATGGTCTGATCGAATTGGAATTTTCGGTTTTCGCCGTCGATGGTCGCCCGGACCTGGGTATGCTCGTCTATAATCCCGCGTCGCGCGAATCCGCCCGCCGTGTTGAAGCGCTCATGGCTCAGGCGACAGGCTAA
- a CDS encoding SDR family oxidoreductase yields the protein MRIFLTGATGFVGSLILTELQSAGHQVLGLTRSESGARKLAAAGADVHRGTIEDLDSLRAAADRVDAVIHTAFDHDFTTYAANCEKDRAAILAMGSVLRGSQRPLVITSATGMGDVGEGRPAVEHIFNADYPIPRVASELAGHALLQSGVDVRVVRLPQVHDTVKQGLITPYVEHARKAGSVGYLGEGNDCWSAAHVTDVARLYVRVLEAGRMGARYHAVAEEGVMFRHIAEAVAVGLDLPPVSLSAAEAEAHFGWLSIFIGLDKSASSDWTREQLGWEPIGPTLLSDLRAMDYAVSEQGAA from the coding sequence ATGCGTATTTTTCTGACCGGCGCGACCGGATTTGTCGGTTCGCTTATCCTCACAGAACTGCAATCGGCAGGGCATCAGGTGCTGGGCCTGACTCGGTCCGAGAGCGGCGCGCGCAAACTGGCCGCAGCCGGGGCGGACGTGCATCGTGGTACGATCGAAGACCTGGACAGCCTGCGCGCAGCAGCCGATCGCGTCGATGCCGTGATCCATACCGCCTTTGACCATGATTTTACGACTTATGCCGCCAATTGTGAGAAGGATCGCGCGGCGATCCTGGCCATGGGTTCGGTTCTGCGCGGCTCTCAGCGGCCGTTGGTCATCACGTCCGCTACTGGAATGGGGGATGTCGGCGAAGGCCGGCCCGCCGTCGAGCATATTTTCAACGCCGATTACCCCATTCCGCGCGTTGCCAGCGAACTGGCCGGCCATGCCCTGTTGCAATCGGGCGTGGACGTTCGCGTCGTGCGGCTTCCCCAAGTGCATGACACCGTCAAACAGGGGCTGATCACCCCCTATGTCGAACATGCGCGCAAGGCGGGATCGGTTGGCTATCTCGGCGAAGGGAACGACTGTTGGTCGGCGGCGCATGTCACCGATGTCGCAAGGCTGTATGTGCGGGTTCTTGAAGCGGGCAGAATGGGTGCCCGCTACCATGCGGTTGCGGAGGAAGGGGTGATGTTCCGGCATATCGCCGAGGCAGTTGCGGTGGGGCTTGACCTGCCGCCGGTGTCGCTTTCTGCCGCCGAAGCAGAGGCGCATTTCGGGTGGTTGTCGATATTCATCGGGCTCGACAAGTCGGCTTCGAGCGACTGGACCCGTGAGCAACTGGGGTGGGAGCCGATCGGCCCGACGCTGCTCAGCGACCTCAGGGCGATGGACTACGCCGTTTCCGAACAGGGGGCGGCATGA